From Sediminispirochaeta bajacaliforniensis DSM 16054, a single genomic window includes:
- a CDS encoding beta-N-acetylhexosaminidase, giving the protein MKHSLSLIPQVNGNIADEKTRFALSSDSLIQIEPGFEFAAEDLLRFLERRYDLRLTISSHTALPIFEHTQAGIINFCHDSGMFHPEGYQITIANGICDITAQTATGALYAVQTIKQLFHSAVPELPAVKVYDEPLYRWRGFMLDSARHFCSVSEIERILDMMLYLKMNKFHWHLTDDQGWRIEINDYPLLSQVGGLSAPSPGFYTTEELHYVVSYAEERGITVIPEVDLPGHCLSLLAAYPELGCSGGPYVIPSEPGIFYELLCLGNDDALSFSKRLIDYICEIFPGPWIHIGGDEIPTRRWKECPKCQKRIKEEHLSNSRELHTWFANRIQEYAAAKGKNLITWNDGIDEKLSRDIICQFWFPYHNAYEKAVAESKRGRKFIMSDYFSTYLDLSQAVVPLKATYAYTGQLHAGKEAAQEHAILGIEAPLWSEHISDRRSRDKQLFPRILAVAESCWTDAEAKNLHNFIKRVDHLKGFFQTEFSIDGNMYRRDPFVLIRFLKKAIRIISMLRQAVSPNREK; this is encoded by the coding sequence ATGAAACATAGCCTATCACTCATACCACAAGTCAACGGAAACATAGCTGACGAAAAGACACGCTTCGCGCTTTCCTCAGATTCACTTATTCAGATAGAGCCGGGATTTGAATTCGCAGCGGAAGATCTGCTTCGCTTTCTCGAACGCCGTTACGATTTGAGGCTGACCATATCAAGCCATACAGCCCTTCCTATCTTTGAGCATACACAAGCTGGGATCATTAATTTCTGCCATGACAGTGGTATGTTTCACCCGGAAGGATACCAAATCACAATCGCAAACGGAATCTGCGATATTACCGCACAAACCGCGACAGGTGCTTTATACGCCGTTCAAACCATAAAACAACTGTTTCATTCCGCAGTACCGGAGCTTCCTGCAGTAAAAGTGTACGATGAACCCTTATACCGCTGGAGAGGCTTTATGCTCGACTCGGCTCGTCATTTTTGCTCCGTAAGCGAAATCGAACGGATTCTGGACATGATGTTGTATCTCAAAATGAACAAATTTCATTGGCACCTCACAGACGATCAGGGCTGGCGAATAGAGATAAACGACTATCCGCTATTATCACAGGTCGGCGGACTTTCTGCTCCTTCTCCTGGTTTTTACACTACCGAAGAACTTCATTACGTCGTCTCCTATGCCGAAGAACGAGGAATTACCGTTATACCTGAGGTCGACCTGCCCGGCCATTGTCTTTCGTTACTTGCCGCTTATCCAGAGTTGGGATGTAGTGGCGGTCCCTATGTCATTCCATCGGAGCCTGGCATTTTTTATGAACTCCTGTGCCTCGGTAACGATGACGCATTAAGCTTTTCAAAGCGACTCATCGATTATATCTGCGAGATTTTTCCAGGTCCATGGATTCATATCGGCGGTGATGAAATTCCGACGAGACGCTGGAAGGAGTGCCCCAAGTGCCAAAAGCGTATAAAGGAAGAACACCTGTCGAATAGCAGAGAACTCCATACATGGTTCGCCAATAGGATCCAGGAATATGCAGCGGCAAAAGGGAAAAATCTCATAACATGGAACGACGGCATCGATGAGAAGCTTTCCCGTGATATTATTTGTCAATTCTGGTTCCCATATCATAATGCATACGAAAAAGCGGTGGCAGAATCCAAACGGGGAAGAAAATTCATTATGTCTGACTATTTCTCTACCTATCTAGATCTGTCACAAGCAGTAGTACCGCTAAAAGCTACCTATGCGTATACAGGCCAGTTACATGCCGGCAAAGAGGCGGCGCAGGAGCATGCCATTCTTGGTATCGAGGCTCCCCTGTGGAGCGAACACATATCTGATAGAAGGAGTAGGGACAAGCAGCTCTTTCCAAGAATCCTTGCAGTGGCAGAATCCTGCTGGACGGATGCAGAGGCGAAAAACCTACACAATTTCATCAAACGGGTAGATCATCTCAAAGGTTTCTTCCAAACAGAGTTTTCCATTGACGGAAACATGTATCGGA
- a CDS encoding carbohydrate ABC transporter permease has product MLQSKNLWKIFSYFVMILFSILTIGPLLWLLYSSFKPHAAIVRSPLAFPSGFYVENYIRSWRLGKLGIYFLNSIIYATVPTIITVFFAMSSGYAFSKFHFRSSHVLYGIYLTGLLVTVHSVIVPLFILETRIGIDNTRLGVIIPYIAFALPFQIFLSTSYIKGIPDSLEEAALIDGASYLAIFMKIIIPVATPIIATMTIFTFLSNWNEFILVLTLTSRVAIRSLPVGINSFAGGMSRDYGLQFAALVVGTAPMIVFYLFFHEQLAKGFSAGVSKE; this is encoded by the coding sequence ATGTTGCAGTCGAAAAATCTTTGGAAAATTTTTTCCTATTTTGTGATGATTCTCTTTTCGATACTAACCATCGGTCCTCTTTTGTGGCTTCTGTACAGTTCTTTCAAACCCCATGCGGCGATCGTTCGAAGCCCTCTTGCTTTTCCCTCCGGATTCTATGTTGAAAACTATATACGGTCATGGCGACTGGGAAAATTGGGAATTTATTTTTTAAACAGTATAATCTATGCGACAGTTCCCACAATCATAACCGTTTTTTTCGCCATGTCCTCCGGTTATGCTTTTTCAAAATTCCATTTTCGTTCTTCGCATGTACTGTACGGCATATATCTCACAGGACTCCTGGTAACTGTCCACTCTGTCATTGTGCCGCTATTTATCCTTGAGACCAGGATTGGAATCGATAATACACGTCTGGGCGTAATCATTCCTTATATTGCCTTTGCGCTTCCGTTTCAAATCTTTCTATCAACCAGCTATATAAAAGGTATCCCCGATTCTTTAGAAGAGGCCGCGCTCATCGACGGGGCATCCTATCTTGCAATTTTCATGAAAATCATTATTCCTGTCGCTACTCCGATCATAGCGACAATGACCATTTTTACATTCCTGAGTAATTGGAACGAATTCATATTGGTTCTGACTTTAACCAGCAGGGTGGCCATCCGCTCTCTGCCAGTCGGCATTAATAGCTTTGCCGGAGGGATGTCAAGAGATTACGGCCTACAGTTTGCAGCCCTGGTAGTGGGAACCGCCCCCATGATTGTCTTCTATCTCTTTTTTCATGAGCAGCTTGCGAAAGGATTTTCCGCAGGTGTTTCCAAGGAGTAG